From a single Carassius carassius chromosome 8, fCarCar2.1, whole genome shotgun sequence genomic region:
- the LOC132144693 gene encoding transmembrane protein 74 — MADLKVLFCGQDAVQTDHLDWSLKYQQSHHSVCADERVLSNEECCQAYLEENVNEANRLSEPWTATLPIGRLCKLNEWGFDEEIEVCYDEQFETAFPGVADFTDHKDSQLLADETNYDNFSWNSSKDLQEGDPECSLLSVDDFMVDSSEKSVDYGFIGAVTFLVTGISLVVISYTVPRDVKVNPDTVSAREMERLERDNARVGAHLDRCVIAGLCLLTLGGVVLSTLLMISMYKGEMIRRQAFAYSKHQARLYGSMNFRCAANPTGAPSLLSLDEDEGPVEVLS; from the coding sequence ATGGCTGATCTTAAAGTCCTCTTTTGTGGTCAAGACGCTGTCCAGACAGATCACCTTGACTGGTCCCTAAAATACCAGCAAAGTCATCACTCAGTGTGTGCAGATGAAAGGGTCCTTTCCAATGAAGAGTGCTGCCAGGCATATCTGGAGGAGAATGTTAATGAGGCGAACAGGCTTTCAGAACCATGGACAGCGACTCTGCCAATTGGACGACTCTGCAAACTCAATGAATGGGGATTTGATGAAGAAATTGAGGTATGTTACGATGAGCAGTTTGAAACAGCTTTTCCTGGTGTGGCTGACTTTACTGACCATAAAGACAGTCAGTTGTTAGCAGATGAgaccaactatgacaacttcagTTGGAATTCTTCCAAAGATCTCCAAGAAGGCGACCCAGAATGCTCCCTGCTGTCAGTTGACGATTTCATGGTGGATTCATCAGAAAAGTCAGTGGATTATGGATTCATAGGTGCTGTTACCTTTTTAGTTACTGGGATTTCCTTGGTTGTCATCTCCTACACGGTCCCACGTGACGTCAAGGTGAATCCCGATACAGTTTCTGCCCGGGAGATGGAGCGGTTGGAGAGAGATAACGCCCGGGTGGGTGCTCACCTGGACAGGTGTGTGATTGCAGGACTGTGCCTCCTCACACTCGGTGGTGTGGTACTGTCAACCCTGTTGATGATCTCCATGTATAAAGGGGAGATGATCAGGAGACAAGCATTTGCTTACTCCAAGCACCAAGCCAGACTCTATGGCTCTATGAATTTTAGATGTGCAGCGAACCCGACCGGAGCTCCTTCGCTTTTGTCCCTTGATGAAGATGAAGGTCCTGTTGAAGTCTTAAGTTGA
- the trhrb gene encoding thyrotropin-releasing hormone receptor b, with protein sequence MENLTVFNDTLETWTDRSVKYKVISVLIVFLICALGIVGNVMVILVVLTTKHMRTPTNGYLVSLAVADLMVLIAAGLPTIADSLFGSWIFGHAGCLCITYFQYLGINASSCSITAFTIERYIAICHPIKAQFLCTLSRAKKIILGVWIFTSLYCVMWFYLSDIQQVLYKDVTIITCAYKVSRNLYLPIYFFDFGIFFVLPLTLATVLYGLIARILFLNPLPSDPKEDKNGHYNFSKAQKYKMNNSSRCSSTTAASRRQVTKMLAVVVVLFAVLWMPYRTLVVVNSFLQEAYLDTWFLLFCRTCVYLNSAINPLIYNAMSQKFRAAFRRLCRCGPNVQATKAAYSVALTYSVAKETSTVESTGHFSTEIDDLTPTDELFPDKKLLYPEDSDFRKETFSQA encoded by the exons atggaGAACTTGACAGTATTCAACGATACTCTGGAAACTTGGACTGACCGCAGTGTCAAATACAAGGTGATCAGCGTCCTCATAGTTTTCCTCATATGCGCTCTCGGGATAGTTGGAAACGTGATGGTCATCCTGGTGGTCCTCACCACCAAACATATGCGGACCCCGACCAATGGCTATCTGGTTAGTTTGGCTGTCGCAGACCTGATGGTGTTGATCGCAGCAGGTCTGCCGACCATAGCGGACAGTTTGTTCGGTTCATGGATTTTTGGGCACGCGGGATGCTTGTGCATCACATACTTCCAGTATCTAGGAATCAACGCATCCTCGTGCTCCATAACAGCGTTCACTATAGAGAGATACATCGCTATATGTCACCCGATCAAAGCGCAGTTTTTATGCACACTGTCTCGCGCGAAGAAAATTATTTTGGGAGTTTGGATTTTCACGTCGCTTTACTGCGTAATGTGGTTTTACCTGTCCGATATTCAACAGGTGCTCTACAAAGATGTGACTATAATAACGTGCGCTTACAAAGTGTCCAGAAACCTTTACCTACCCATATATTTTTTCGATTTTGGCATCTTTTTTGTTCTGCCACTCACTCTTGCTACTGTCCTGTACGGCCTCATTGCGAGAATCTTGTTTCTTAATCCTCTTCCATCGGACCCCAAGGAGGACAAGAACGGGCATTACAACTTCTCCAAAGCCCAAAAGTACAAGATGAATAACTCCAGCCGCTGCTCCAGCACGACCGCAGCATCCAGGAGACAG GTAACAAAAATGCTGGCAGTGGTGGTTGTTCTGTTCGCTGTGCTGTGGATGCCGTACCGCACTCTGGTGGTGGTGAACTCCTTTCTGCAAGAGGCCTACCTGGACACCTGGTTTCTGCTGTTCTGCCGCACATGTGTGTACCTCAACAGCGCCATCAACCCTCTGATCTACAACGCCATGTCTCAGAAGTTCCGCGCCGCCTTCCGAAGGCTCTGCCGCTGCGGACCCAATGTCCAGGCGACAAAGGCAGCCTATAGTGTGGCACTAACCTACAGTGTTGCCAAGGAAACGTCAACGGTGGAAAGCACAGGGCATTTTTCAACCGAGATAGACGATTTGACACCGACAGATGAGCTTTTTCCTGATAAGAAGCTTCTGTATCCAGAGGACTCTGACTTTAGGAAGGAGACTTTCAGTCAGGCCTGA